A genomic window from Salvia miltiorrhiza cultivar Shanhuang (shh) chromosome 5, IMPLAD_Smil_shh, whole genome shotgun sequence includes:
- the LOC130985769 gene encoding protein S40-5-like has protein sequence MAKGRKLSSSRSERFLGSFGGQAAASSASELREEDIWSVADDAVNGDDRYANGDWGSRASADSSRSFGGYRGRRPSQRSDHNQVGGLSLAFDEPSSTASQRIIHQFRPQEGVAGSPRGRNMATSAPVNVPDWSKIYRVDSVESLHDSDDGLDDAELVPPHEYLAREYARSRNSVFEGVGRTLKGRDMSRVRDAVWSQTGFDG, from the coding sequence ATGGCCAAGGGTCGGAAACTGAGCAGCAGCCGCAGCGAACGCTTTTTAGGAAGTTTCGGTGGGCAGGCGGCGGCGAGCTCTGCATCCGAGCTGAGAGAAGAAGACATCTGGTCGGTCGCCGATGACGCCGTCAACGGCGATGATCGCTACGCAAACGGAGACTGGGGCTCACGCGCGTCCGCCGACAGCAGTAGAAGCTTCGGCGGTTACAGGGGCCGCCGGCCCTCGCAGCGGTCCGACCACAACCAAGTCGGCGGCTTATCACTAGCCTTCGATGAGCCCAGCAGCACCGCGTCGCAGAGGATCATCCACCAGTTCCGGCCGCAGGAGGGCGTGGCGGGATCGCCACGTGGGCGCAATATGGCCACGTCGGCACCCGTGAACGTGCCCGACTGGTCAAAGATTTACCGAGTGGACTCGGTGGAGTCGTTGCATGACTCGGACGACGGCTTGGACGACGCGGAGCTGGTTCCCCCACACGAGTATCTGGCGCGTGAGTACGCACGCAGCCGCAATTCGGTGTTTGAGGGAGTGGGGCGGACGCTGAAGGGGCGCGATATGAGCAGGGTCCGAGACGCGGTGTGGAGCCAGACCGGCTTCGATGGCTAA